The Dehalococcoidia bacterium genome has a window encoding:
- a CDS encoding zinc-binding dehydrogenase — translation MKTRAAVHVEHGKPLVVEEVELPDPGPQQVIVKQFASGVCHSQLHQLHNPASRTPLVLGHESTGVVVAKGRDVTHVREGDRVMVTWIPRASEPGMPRPQPATIKFRGQDVSAGAFTWTETTIADQQLVVKLADDVPTDVTAIIGCAVMTGCGAALNTAKVQKGNSVAVFGVGGVGLCIVQACANVGADPIIAVDLSDEKLAFARRFGATIGVNAASEDPVVRIRELTQGGVDFAFDAIGVQKTMEQVLPAVKPGVGGLREGGTAVLVGVPQTTATLNMRDLFSARRYIGSIGGSSRPDRDFPMYVQWFKEGKLPLDLLVTQRFKLDEINEACRALEQGKIAGRSILVFE, via the coding sequence GTGAAGACCCGCGCCGCAGTCCACGTGGAGCACGGTAAGCCTCTCGTTGTGGAGGAAGTCGAACTGCCGGACCCCGGGCCGCAGCAGGTCATCGTCAAGCAGTTCGCCAGCGGCGTATGCCACTCACAACTGCACCAGCTCCACAACCCCGCCTCACGCACGCCTCTCGTGCTCGGGCACGAGTCCACGGGCGTGGTGGTGGCAAAGGGCCGCGACGTCACGCACGTGCGGGAGGGCGACCGGGTGATGGTCACCTGGATCCCGCGCGCCTCCGAGCCAGGGATGCCCAGACCCCAGCCCGCCACGATCAAGTTCAGGGGACAGGACGTCAGCGCAGGCGCGTTCACCTGGACCGAGACTACGATTGCAGACCAGCAGTTGGTGGTGAAGCTGGCGGACGACGTCCCGACCGACGTTACGGCGATCATTGGCTGCGCCGTGATGACGGGCTGCGGGGCTGCCCTGAACACCGCGAAGGTGCAGAAGGGCAACTCCGTAGCCGTGTTCGGCGTCGGCGGCGTCGGGCTTTGCATCGTCCAGGCCTGCGCCAACGTCGGCGCCGACCCGATCATCGCGGTCGACCTCAGCGACGAGAAGCTGGCCTTCGCCCGCCGCTTCGGCGCGACCATCGGCGTGAACGCTGCCAGCGAGGACCCGGTCGTGCGCATTCGAGAGCTCACGCAAGGCGGCGTCGACTTCGCGTTCGACGCGATCGGCGTGCAAAAGACGATGGAGCAGGTGTTGCCGGCGGTGAAGCCAGGAGTTGGGGGGCTGCGGGAAGGCGGCACCGCGGTGCTGGTGGGCGTGCCGCAGACCACGGCCACCCTCAACATGCGGGACCTCTTCTCGGCGCGCCGCTACATCGGTTCGATCGGCGGCTCGAGCCGGCCGGACAGAGACTTTCCGATGTACGTGCAGTGGTTCAAGGAAGGCAAACTGCCCCTCGATTTGCTCGTCACGCAGCGCTTCAAGCTCGATGAGATCAACGAGGCCTGCCGCGCGCTCGAGCAGGGCAAAATCGCGGGCCGCTCCATCCTCGTCTTCGAGTAG